The Rhododendron vialii isolate Sample 1 chromosome 6a, ASM3025357v1 genome includes a window with the following:
- the LOC131330034 gene encoding LRR receptor-like serine/threonine-protein kinase EFR, with translation MGLSLPPSFFLFMPIVVFLLWGSVPDSVHGGNETDRLALLASKAEITGDPLGILNSWNESVHFCQWVGVTCGHRHQRVTELILSNGKLSGPISPHIGNLSFLRWLRLQNNSLSHDIPQELGCLRRLKFRSLYNNSVTGEIPANISRCFNLIALEFTQNRLTGEIPTDLSCLSKLQGLYIAKNNLTRGVPATIGNLSSLTILYISYNNFGGNMPDSLGRLTNLETFVVAVNRLVGTIPSSIFNLSSITEFNIGQNQIKGILPTNLGTSLSNLEFLGVGANLLTGSIPSSISNATNLYYLVLVANNFTGKMPKLDKLHNLRWLYVSLNHLGIGETDDLSFLSSLINATDLEKLGLSDNGFGGVFPEVITNFSISLFHVSLRDNKLYGSIPRGIRHLVNLRLFSIGNNHLTGNIPADFGKLQNLNLLWLEGNRFYADIPSSFRKLIHVTISRFVRK, from the coding sequence ATGGGCCTGTCGTTGCCgccttcattttttcttttcatgccTATTGTTGTTTTCTTGCTTTGGGGTTCAGTACCCGACTCTGTGCACGGCGGGAACGAGACTGATCGGCTAGCCTTACTAGCATCCAAGGCGGAAATCACTGGCGATCCCCTTGGGATACTAAATTCTTGGAATGAATCCGTCCACTTCTGCCAATGGGTTGGTGTAACGTGTGGCCACCGACACCAGAGGGTCACTGAGTTAATCCTTTCGAATGGCAAACTATCAGGGCCCATTTCTCCACACATTGGAAATTTAAGCTTCCTTAGGTGGTTACGGTTACAAAACAACAGCTTGAGTCATGACATCCCCCAAGAACTCGGCTGCTTGCGCAGACTGAAATTCAGGTCATTGTATAATAATTCAGTTACCGGCGAAATTCCGGCTAATATATCTCGTTGCTTTAATCTTATCGCCCTTGAGTTTACTCAAAACAGACTAACGGGAGAAATTCCAACGGACCTCAGTTGCCTATCCAAACTCCAGGGATTGTATATTGCAAAGAACAATCTAACAAGAGGCGTGCCTGCAACTATTGGTAATCTATCATCTCTGACCATCCTCTATATATCCTACAATAACTTTGGTGGGAATATGCCTGATAGTCTTGGCAGATTGACAAACTTGGAAACTTTTGTGGTAGCAGTGAACAGGTTGGTCGGTACGATTCCTTCTTCAATATTTAATCTCTCTTCCATTACGGAATTCAATATCGGACAGAACCAAATCAAAGGGATTCTTCCCACAAACCTAGGAACTTCACTTTCTAATCTCGAGTTCCTTGGAGTTGGTGCAAACTTGTTGACTGGATCCATTCCTAGTTCAATATCGAATGCCACTAATCTATATTACCTTGTGTTGGTAGCCAATAATTTTACTGGGAAAATGCCTAAGTTGGATAAGCTGCATAATCTTCGGTGGTTATATGTTTCTTTAAATCATCTAGGAATAGGGGAAACAGATGACTTGAGTTTTCTCTCCTCCTTGATCAATGCCACCGATTTGGAAAAGTTGGGACTGAGCGACAATGGTTTTGGAGGTGTGTTTCCTGAAGTAATAACTAACTTCTCCATTAGTCTTTTTCATGTAAGCTTGAGAGACAATAAGCTGTATGGGAGCATCCCAAGAGGGATAAGGCATCTGGTCAATTTGCGGCTATTCTCAATAGGAAACAACCATTTGACAGGTAACATTCCTGCAGATTTCGGGAAACTTCAAAACCTGAATTTGTTGTGGCTCGAAGGTAATAGATTCTACGCTGACATCCCATCGTCTTTTCGGAAACTTATCCATGTTACTATATCTCGATTTGTCCGAAAATGA
- the LOC131328571 gene encoding probable LRR receptor-like serine/threonine-protein kinase At3g47570, whose translation MVNGGLEEWLHPNEKEDDAHDKYSQSLNLLRRLNIAFDIASALLYLHHHCSEPIVHYDLKPSNVLLDDDMVGHVGDFGLARFLVDTTRISSTNPSSSIGLRGSSGYAAPAVGSNVLLLTASFCVQKYYMQLS comes from the exons ATGGTCAATGGGGGCCTAGAGGAGTGGTTGCATCCAAATGAGAAAGAAGATGATGCTCACGACAAGTACTCACAGAGTTTAAACCTTCTACGGAGGTTAAATATTGCATTTGACATTGCTTCTGCACTTTTGTATCTTCACCACCATTGCTCGGAACCAATAGTTCACTATGACTTGAAACCGAGCAACGTTCTTCTTGACGATGATATGGTTGGACATGTAGGTGATTTTGGGTTAGCAAGATTCCTTGTAGATACGACACGTATTTCTTCTACAAATCCATCAAGTTCTATTGGCTTACGGGGGTCATCCGGTTATGCAGCTCCAG CTGTTGGTTCTAATGTTTTACTCCTCACTGCATCATTTTGCGTTCAAAAGTATTACATGCAGTTGAGTTAA